In Salvelinus sp. IW2-2015 linkage group LG23, ASM291031v2, whole genome shotgun sequence, a genomic segment contains:
- the LOC111950542 gene encoding tetratricopeptide repeat protein 24: MDIEDLTASGHITLKQGDCEEALSLFKKASKASIELKETRVQRACAFNLGAAYLEAGKALKGLDFLKRAQPGERGERIADLQFNLAVAYETLGNHSQAAGHCLQAAQLYRCQGDGASEGETCMKMSHCHLLLKDWIQAAQSFQRAGESYRMAGKLDSAATAFKYAGSHMLQSDDFTMDDIITVLTDCLELSNNIKNPELLVFQVRCTMTWA; the protein is encoded by the exons ATGGACATTGAGGATCTCACAGCCTCTGGCCACATTACCCTAAAgcaaggggactgtgaagaagcCCTCAGCCTCTTCAAAAAGGCCTCCAAAGCTTCCATAGAG CTAAAGGAGACCAGGGTCCAGCGGGCATGTGCCTTTAACCTGGGAGCTGCCTACTTGGAGGCGGGTAAAGCCCTGAAGGGGCTGGACTTCCTGAAGCGGGCCCAGCCAGGAGAGAGGGGCGAGCGGATAGCAGACCTCCAGTTCAACCTGGCCGTAGCCTATGAGACCCTGGGGAACCACAGCCAGGCGGCTGGTCACTGCCTCCAGGCAGCCCAGCTGTACCGCTGCCAGGGGGACGGGGCCAGTGAGGGGGAGACCTGCATGAAAATGTCCCACTGTCACCTGCTCCTAAAG GACTGGATCCAGGCAGCTCAGAGCTTCCAGAGGGCTGGGGAGAGCtacaggatggcaggcaagcTGGACTCAGCCGCCACGGCCTTCAAATATGCAGGGAGTCACATGCTCCAATCAGATGACTTCACCATGGATGATATCATCACTGTGCTCACTGATTGCCTTGAGCTGAGCAACAACATCAAAAACCCAGAGTTGCTCG TCTTTCAGGTAAGGTGTACAATGACCTGGGCCTGA